Genomic window (Gadus macrocephalus chromosome 13, ASM3116895v1):
TTTCCAACTTCCCacgctgcaaaaaaaaaagcatagctTCACTTTCTTTATGCAAAACAATGTCGTTTTGCTCATTATTCACTTTAATTCAATTGCACAAAGAAAAATGTCATCCATACATTGCTGTACTATTTCCCCCACACCTGTGAGCACCCTCAACCCTGTTTGCCTccttacatttgtgtgtgtgcttgtgggctATCTCAACCAAACAGGTTGCGCCACACCACCcttttcccctctcttctcccaatAAACATATGCATACCTGTGACACATCAATTAATTATGggatgcacgtacacacacacacacacacacacacacacacacacacacacacacacacacacacacacatttaattccacagacagacagacagacagacagacagacagacagacagacagacagacagacagacagacagacagacagacagacagacagacagacacacaaacatttgcatgcatacacacccacatgcacgccCAAGGACACATGCACCCAGACAATGGCTATGGCTGCTCTCACACAGTCTGTCTGGCTTCTCTGCGTGATGACGGCGTGCTGTATTATACCTTGAACCGCGCAGCGTCACCTGCGTTTTGAATAGAGGTGATTTTCACAAAGCCCATTGTGCGCATCAGCCGTACTGTATCAGACAGACAGTGTTCAGTGCCTCCGCATGCGTTCTTCTCTCACATTAGGGCTGGTCATGTGGAAACGGAGACGCTGGTGGTCTTTTGATAGAAACCTTGCTCTGAACGATTAGATATTTTATGTTTCAAACAGTGGTCTCTGGGAGATGCAAGTAGGAGACTTCCTGCCTGTGTTCCTGTTCCACTTTCGGTGCACCTTAGCATCACTGAGTTAAGAAAAAGGTTGCATTGAGCTAGATGCATAAGGTTTTCATGCATTTTATACACATCATAAGCTTTTAGGATTTAAGTCGATTTTTATGTTGATGCAGTTTGtatttgaatataaatatatgttgaATATTACGTAGGGGAGAGAAAATGTACAAGAGCTACCTCAGCAGCATTTTAgccctgtatctgtgtgtcatAGGGTGACACAACAACTCAACATAGCTTGAGGTTATAATTCATGACGCATAACCAAGGGCAAAACCCAGAAGACCTGATTGTCCGAAGAATaatagaagaagaaagaataTGCAGCAACCTTTTTAAACACATAGATAGAGTGTATGATTCAAAATGTATGGTAGAGGAGTGCCATACAAGGCCAAGACTGCATGGAATTTCTGTCGGACTGATATTTTTCCCGCACATTGTGTTTTGAACATAATAATATGAAAGTGGTTTGAATTAAGccgaaaaatggaacaaaacctGTTACAAAGAGTTACTTTTAATGAAAAGATTGCGCATACAATGTATAAATGGCTAAAGTGGGCAGCATTATTCAGAATAAGTAGATATTTTCTCGGCTGGTCGAGACCAAAGAAGTTCTTAGCGGCCTAACTTGTTTAATAATCAGCTTGGTTTTGTCAGTGAACACTCTATTTTAACGAGTAGGATATCTATGGAAGCCGGCCTCCCTGATATTCTGACGaatccctattttttttttgtcatctgcGAAAAAGAGCGGGAAAAAAAGATTAGCCAGTAATCATGTGTAGATTTTCTGCGAGATCAAGTCAATTTGTTCTAACGTCCTCTCCAAACTTCTTTTCGGCAAGAAAAGACGCTGCCGCCTTTCGTCTTCAGACCCCTACAGCGCTGGTTCACAgtaacagtctcaaagggctgcACACGCCCACAGTACACAACAACATCCAACGCTGAGCTCCCCAAAACCAAGGGCCTATGAGGTGAAGAAGCCTGAAGACGGTCCACAAAAGGGGGATGATTTCTCTCTGGTGCTAACTAGGATCAGCAGGGAACGGGGgcgtggggtgtgggggggttggCACCTcagcacaccaccaccaccaataccatcaccaccagcccTAACCTTTCAAATGATTCCTCTTCATTCCTGCGGCTGCTTCTCTTACCAGGCCTCAGATTCATATTCACCTCGTTCTTTTTACCTGACAGGTGCGTTTTCCACATCTGGGTCCCGGGCCGTCACCACGCCGACCAGCGCGCCCAGCGCGGCGtcctcctgcacctccagcCGGGCCCCGTCGGCCGGCCGGAAGACGGGGGGCTCGTCCACGTCGGACACCGTGATGCGCACGATGGTCTGGTCACGGAAGGAGCCCAGGTCGGCGAAGCGCGGGTCCACGTGCTTGTtaaccgcctccaccaccacattgTGGCTCCTCTTGCTCTCAAAGTCCAGCGGCTGTTGGATGTTTAATTCATCCGGTTAAAAGATGCATTTGATGTCAGCTTGCAACAAGAATCTCGACGCCAAAGGTTTTCAGTGCTTTGATACCTAAACAAACATGAGTTTCGGCCATTTCAGGTTTTTGATCACCTTTtctttgaaggggggggggggggggggggtgaaacatCAAACGGTTTTGGTGCTCTAAAACCTTTCTTGTTGTCAAGTTGGGAAATAGGTGGCAGTGATATGCTGATGGACATACTTTTACTTTTCATCCGCCCTGGAGCGAGACGGTGCTGTACCTTCTTGATGCAGATGACAGCCTCTTGGGTGTCCACGTCGGTGGTGACCTTGAAgagctcccctccctcctggtcGCTGATCAGGTAGCCCATATCCGTGTTCTCCCCCATGTCAGCGTCTGTGGCGATGACGCGTCCCACCGAGGTGCCCACCGTGGCCCCCTCAGACACCGTGAACTGGTACATCTCTGGTGGTGCCATGGAAGGGTTACGATAAGGAGGTTGGATGGAAAAGGTTGAAGCAGAGAGTCAATAAAGGATCCCCAGAGTTAACCCCAAAATAACATTTCCCTGTCGAATGGACTCCAAAAGTATTGGTGATTATTTCAGTATTATTTTGGAGAAAAGAATTCTAAAGTTGTGAAACCGGAATTATTCAAAATATTGGAGGTGCTACCGCTACAGCGGAAGAGCTTTTCCAAAGTGATAGTTATATAATGGCTGCGCACACTTCGTTCGCACAAGTGTGATGTGAGTTTTTACAACCCTCCACACACCTGCACCTATGGAGCACAAAGTGTGTAAACCTTAAAGTCgtttcttggggggggggggggggattttttcTCCAAAGCGGAAATTCTCCTGCTAAAATGAAGGGTTTGCTTAACTTTCAAACAGTACTGTATTGCTAAACAACTAAAAGCAGGGCAAAGTAAGCACCTGGCTTAACACGGAATAgcatacaacacaacacacttgtTTTCCCCTGTGCGACGTTGTCTAAATGCCACCGCACAACCAGTGCCTGGCAAGGAGGTCATTTAGAGATAAAGAGTTTGGGAGATACCCGGGTTTAGATAAGGTGATCAGACAAAATGCAAAATACTAGGATCATCTGTATAGTGTCTGCTCGGGTGCTTTACAACCGCTGAGAATATCTGCCTTCATCTCCCACAAACACATTTGATCTAAATGTGTTATGCTTTGGTTGGGCAAACACAAATTATTGCACTGATTGTGATTGACACAATAAGAGAATGAGAGGAAAATAGGCATGAGCAAAATATGAGATACATCACACAATAGCATAAATGAATTGTACATTCACGCAATGAAGTGTGACAGAAGGTAAACTTACTGTATTGTTCATTTGAGGCGGTTTGCGCATCACATCATTATAATATATCAAGAAGATACATCTGCCAGATTCTGCAACTCCACTGGAGTTCACATTAACATAAACAACATGTATGTTTGTGAAACTGTTGAGAGGCAATGACGCATGCATATAAAGTAATCAAACACATGCAGTACATAAGTGTACACTGGCCCCAATGGGACTCTGGTAAAGTTGTTGTTGACGATGGCTTGCTTGAAAATTAACTCCAGTGACGATGGAAAGTGCAGGCGCGAGCATGTTCCTtttcagatttatttatttaaaagcaAACGGTCTGAAAATCGAATATGCTAAAACAGCAAAACTATTTTTGTTTTGCCACAGCAATGGATACAAAAGGGAAAAAAGATATAGtttaatattgtattatataatTTGCTAATTAAATAGCTTAGATATTTTGAGACGATGAATTTCAAAAGGTCATGGAATAATAAGTATCATAAGTGTCAATATACTTTTTTGGTGAAGTGAATGATTTTTGTTGAACTTTCCCTGCATGATGTTGCAACAAAACAACATGTGTATAGATATATTAATCTTGGTGAATGGTGGAGGTGAATGGCATGGTTATAAATAAAGGGCACATAATAAATATTCACAGCTGCAAATTATGGTCAATACATGATGGAGAACTCAAAATGGTatagtacaaaaaaaataaaacaaagaaatattATTTCCAACTCAATTAAAGGTGAGGATTCAAACTCCTCACTGAAATTCTGTTGTGGTGTTTCAAACACTGCGCCTTATCTAAAGCCTTGCCTTTACAAAGACACCAACCTGGATTCATCATTTCAAACACATGAAGGCTAAACTACTGCCATGGTTCTCGGCAGAAAACCAATGTGTATGCATTCAGTTCTCGCTTTATGAATGATAAAGCAGCATCCTGTATCTATCGAACCCTGAGGTTGGGTGCCAATATCCAAGACCCCTGAATCACCCTGATCCGACCGTGCATATTTCTCTAAGGCATACAAATGTACCAGTAATCAGTGGCTGTATTGCCTGTGCACAAGAGCACATTTATGTCCTGTATGCTGTTCCTGTATCTAGTGTTGTTTTCATGATTTTGAAAGCACCAgatgagagggtggtggtgatcgGAGCAGTGGGGCAGCATTAGTATGCAGGGTCACCCTATAGGTGATCCAAGCTGAAGTTAGACGAGGGCAGCTGGCTGCCGGCCTTCAGGGTTTATTGACTGCCGTGCCACACATAGATTCCCTTTATTGACTATCTTGTCTATataactgctgtgtgtgtgtgtgtgtgtgtgtgtgtgtgtgtgtgtgtgtgtgtgtgtgtgtgtgtgtgtgtgtgtgtgtgtgtgtgtgtgtgtgtgtgtgtgtgtgtgcgtgcgtgcgtgcgttttgaTGTCTGAaaaagagggagtgagagagagagagcgagagacagagagacagacagagagagacagatagagacagtgacagagaatGGTGTAATAGAGAAAATTAGCTTTTTCTGAGTGCTAAgcaaaaatatgaaatatcaAAAGGGATTTTAAATTCACTTTTGCCATATTCGGGGACATTAAGATAAACTGCAGTGAAATGTAATTTTGAGTTAACCTTTTGTGTGCGATGCCTTCTCCAGGCACGTTTGCAACTGCCATTATATAGTTGGACATACAGCGACATGTATTCCCTCAGGGGTAAATCAGTCCTTAGTAATTAGACCTTCTCATGAACCTCACTCAGGATTTTCCAAAGGCCTCACATCCCATTACTTTGAGATCATGTGTTTGTCTAAAACAGAATTATAATGAAATTATTCATTGAGAAGAGTTTCGCACTTCCTCAGTCAGAATTCAGTATTCCTCTGTTCTTACCAACGATTGTTGGAATCCCACCTGGTCTCTttagctctccctctcttaactctcttcctctcatcccGCCCTTCTCCCCTGATTATTTTCTGGGGGTTAATGGATTCCTCTCTCAGTCTATAAAGTGCAAGTAGAGTCCAATGTGATTTGCTCGCTTCACTGAGGCGCAGCCAAGAAAAACGTAAGCATTCGTTTTATCAtctgaggaagaagaaaaaaaccaaGCAAACATATTGCACATTCCTGAGGATTTAAGCGGCAAAATACGGTATTTTCCCTTCTGTTTAATGACTGCAACTGTTAGTAAACGATCCAAATCATAAATGTACTTATCTGCTGACGATCAACAAATATATTTGTTGTTTCAGCACTGGGCCTTCTGGAGAAATCCctcaaagggtgtgtgtgtgtgtgtgtgtgtgtgtgtgtgtgtgtgtgtgtgtgtgtgtgtgcatgtgtgtcagtgtgttaccCACTTTGTGGAAAGCGAGGTGGGTTGTCATTAACGTCGGTGATGACAATGGTGACCGTGGTGGAGCCAGAGAGACCGCCCAGTTGGCCCGCCATGTCTGTCGCCTTGACGACAAGCTCGTAGCGGTCCTGCGTCTCGCGGTCCAGACCCGCCACCGCCGTCAGGATGATCCCTGATGATGTTGTCGTGACAATGGcgatgggcggggggggggggagggggggggaagaggtaaggaggaaagaggggggagaTGATTCAGATTCAACAAAAAGGTCCCATTCCTGTTTTGCACTTTTTCGCCATAACCAGCTATGGTTCTCCTCCCCCCATCTCGAATATTGACTCCCACAGTGCACTCTAATGCGGTGGCAGGAGCGCAGCGCATTCAATCCCCCCACCGGAGCTTGCCGCGTCTCAGTGGAGGACATTGTGTCGTCGTGCTCATactttgtgtgcatgcactATTACGTGCCTGGGCTGTATTCAAAATGACAGTTTGGTTTGGCGGAGAGAAGCCAAGCCTTACATGGAAGATAGCGCATGAAAACTGTACTGCTTCAGTAGTGGCAGAGCTCTGCATGGTCCCCCATCGTAACATAAGGGGTTTCAGGAGAgaaccggagagagagagagagagagagagagagagagagagagagagagagagagagagagagagagagagaacaaggaggagagggaaggaaagagagcaagggagagaaatagaaagtgagagggggagagagatgaagagagtggcggagagaaagagagagggagattaagAGGTAGAGATATAAagatagatagagagggagagagggagataaggaAAAGCAGAGGAGTCTAGCTTTATTTAGACCAGATTGAAAGAAATTGTTTCCTCGCttctcaaaataaataataataataattgatcaaaTCTCAGTTTTGTTTAGTCTTGTCAACAGTtttgtccatccatccatcctgtccatccatacatccagccatctctctctatatatatatatatatataaatacaaaaaagggGGTTTCGTCTCATAAAATCCAAAAAGACGAGATATGGATAATATATGAAACATGCAGTTGTAACCTATTCCCATTATTCATCCCATCCACTCCACCCTCGACATGATCCATAGTGGCCTTTACTGCTCATGTCAAGTCACTCCCAAAGGTGTGCTTGGTATCTGATGCACAGCTCTCTCACTTTGGTCACATTAGGCTGCTCTACGTCACTCCAGGTCATGCTGTCATGGCCAAAGCACAGAGAGCAGTGGAGCAGAAAAGTGGAGAGACcatccagacaacacagccaaaGTCTATATTCATGTCTACCATAATAATTTGTTATAAGCGTTCATGTGATTTCACGGCATTAATCAATGCTATGATAATCATTAGTTCTCACAGCATGGCCACAAGATTCTCCAAAGAGTCAGAggcaaacacatccaatacactCCTTTTTCCTCTTGACATACTCTACACTCTACTCAAACGATTTGATCTGCTATTCTTCTTACTTTAAACACATGTTACATGCATGGTGGTGGACAACTGCAAAGCCAGCAGGTCAGTCGTCGGTCGTCTGATACGTTCAAAGTTTCACTACAACCTATGCGACAACAAAGTAATGTCTCAGTCCCGTCCCCATGTCTTGTGACCCAATGGACGCACTTGGTAGTCCCGTTTCCTAAATAAAGCGCCTTGCAGTCTCCCAGAGAGCACCTTGGGGAGAGAGCCATTCATCATCCCCTCTTCGCTGCCGCTAACCAAATCAAAGTAGGGGAGGAATCAATTAAACATGTAGTGCCCCTCCCAGGGGAGCATTTACAGAGCACCATGGAGCCTAGACATCACCTGGGAGATCGTGGACGGGGCTATATCTTCTCTAGTACCTGCCAGACCAGCCAGTGGGATTCTTCAATATGCTGACCGCGGAGGAANNNNNNNNNNNNNNNNNNNNNNNNNNNNNNNNNNNNNNNNNNNNNNNNNNNNNNNNNNNNNNNNNNNNNNNNNNNNNNNNNNNNNNNNNNNNNNNNNNNNCAATGTTGCTTGCTTTGgttattttttttgcttgtttTCTACGTCTTTCGGAAACAATTCCACACAAGGCGACAGCGACCTGCCCCAAAAGGGTTTTTGCGTTGtgcaacaaacaaaacagacaaGCAGACACGAAAAGGGTCTTTATCAAAGAGTCAGCCGGACAGGACCCTCGCGCTGCATGTGGACCCCATGCTGCGctctccgccccctccatggAACAGGTATTATGTGCTACCAATCTGCTCCCGATTCCTGTCCAACCAACCGCCAAGTAGGCTACGAGGAAGAGTTCACCCAATAATCGAGTGCCTCTTGCCATAGACAACATTAGCCAAATGCTACAGCATAAAGGAAGAACTACACTTCCCATACTGCACTCATGCAACCTCAGGGGTCAGCAATGACCAACAAGGGAATATCCAAGGGTCCTCCTGCCTCATTATGCGTGACATTTTATATTCTATTATCCATTTTTAAGTCATTTAGTGCTACAAGGTTCTGTCTGTGACCACTGGTCCAGTAGACTACTTAGGCCTGTTTATAAATAAATCTACTTCTGGAGCATTACAACAGTGTGCAGACCCTCCTTTCTCCAGTAGACACTATGACACAGATGATCAGGTCTGAATGTGTCCCACCGCAGAGGGGCCGGTGTCTCCAGGTGCCTGCAGTGGGAGTCGGAGTGGGAGTGACAGATCCACCGGGTCAGGGTTTGGTCATCAGCGGTTGCCCTGGCGTTGCACCGCTGTGCCTCACCTGACCCAGGGTCACCCCAGCCGCCTGGCTCTGCTTGCTCACCTTGTTACTTCTGACACAcggtcacactcacacagtcacacacgcacacacacacacacacacacacacacacacacacacacacacacacacacacacacacacacacaccacacacacacacacatacacacacacacacacacacacatgtaaacacacagacacacacagacacacacacacacacacacacacacacacacacacacacacacacacacacacacacacacacacacacaaacaaagtctcaCACAgaacaatctcacacacacacacacatagacacacacaaattcacacacaccgacGACAGCAGTAAGCAGCAAAGACTCACAGAGAGGGAAGCCCATGGCTATGGCAAATATTTGGTGAATACAATGTGATTTTACTCTGGGTTGTAGACAGGGGGTCTCGGGAGGTTGGGACTGTGTTGACATTTGCGTAACAGGATCTGCACAGTGTTGATGTCATACCTTTTTAtgttatctccctctctctctccctccctctctctctctctctctctctctctctctctctctctctctctctctctctctctctctcctctctctctctccctctctctccctctctctctctctctctctctctctctctctctctctctctccctccctctctctctctctctctctctctctctctctctctctctctgtctctctctcttctctctctctctctctctctctctctctctctcatctctctctctctctctctctctctctcacattctcaCTTAATCACTCATCTCTAGTTTCTTTCACTCCACCGCTTTTCGTATGTGCATTTTCGTATGTGCATGCTTTTGTGGAATGGGATGACAGGAACATTTCTGTGAATTCCTGCAGTATGATACCTTTGCAAATCCTTTCATTCATGTATTTATCTTCCTGAAATACCACCCCCCAAAGTATACCTTGATTTCCCCGGACCTGCACTTTAGCAGTGGTGCACACAACAGAGTCTAACGGTATTCAAACTACACTCAAACTACAGTTTGAATACCAGAGGGACCATAGCATCATTCTTTCATTTTTCAAAATACGTTTTTCTGGTCTTTGAAGCTCTTTCAAACACAAAGCATTGCAACTCTTTCGGGGGCAGCCCTGTGAAGGTGACACTGAAATGCAAAAATACTTGAATGTGAATCTATAGGTTTTGTATTTCCACAATAGCATAGAAAGCGAATGATTAAATAGAACGACTTACTAAAGTAAAGTCAACAAAGAATGTTGTCAGTTTTACAATATTATACACTACTATATCCTAACAGTTATAAAACGCCATTCAAGATAAAGCACCGCCATGAATAATGAACTTTACGTTAGCAAAACACTGCGCTGTTTGAAACCACAAAGGGAGGCCAATCAGGAGGCAAACAGTACAAGAGGACCTAgcggaggaggtgtgtgtgaatgtgtgtacgtactacatgtgtgtgagtgtgtttacgtGCGCTGTGTGTTTCCTGCGCAGATGCTGGGGGTGGCTGTGCTGAGCAGCGAAAGCGTAGCAATAACGCTAATGAATGGGACTTGTTCTTAATTAAGATTAGATTTCTGTTTTATCTCGCTGCCACATCAAGGATCCTTTAGTTCCAGCCTGAATGGCGTCTCATTGTGGCCCATTATGTGGTTGATCGACCATGTTAATTTAAACTGCGTGCCTATCGGTTAGCCGCTGTAATTCTCACAGACCACAGGCCCGGGCTCCCTCGTATTAGAAAGTGCGCGGAGGACTAAATAAATCTGTTTTATTTGGGTAGCGGGATCGAGTGAGTGTATTGAAcaatggctgtttgtgtgtgcatgcgtgcgtgtgtgtgtctccatgtgtatatatatatacgttacatatatatatatatatatgtttaaatgtggttgatggggtttacatgtttaaatgtggtcgatagtgtttgagtgtggtcgctagtgtttacatgtggtcgatagtgtttaaatgtggtcgatagtgtgtaggtgtgggcgagagtgtttaaatgtggtcgatggtgtttggatgtggtcgatagtgtttaaatgtggtcgatagggtttacatgtttaaatgtggtcgatagtgtttaattgtggtcgatagtgtttaattgtggtcgatagggtttacatgtttaaatgtggtcgatagtgtttatatatggtcgatagggtttacatgtggtcgatagggtttacatgtggtccatagtgtttaaatgtggtccatagtgtttaaatgtgggcgatagtgtttaaatgtgggcgatagtgtttaaatgtggtcgatagggtttacgtgtggtccatagtgtttaaatgtgggtgatagtgtttaaatgtgggcgatagtgtttacatgtggtcgatagggtttacatgtggtccatagtgtttaaatatggtcgatagtgtttaaatgtggtcgatagtgtttacatgtggtcgatattgtttaaatgtgatcgacagtgtttaaatatggtcgatagtgtttaaatatgttcttttcactcactctccacctcatccctaactctccacctcaagctggtgtgtagtgagcgttctggcaccgattggctgccgtgcatcacccaagtgggtgctacatattggtggtggttagtgaggtcccccccttcactttaggcgtctttgagtgttattaattattattattcttcatgtttaacctctgttttccttttattcctagtctgttttacatagttttgaatgatgactatatgctctgtaaggtgaccttgggtgtcttgaaaggcgcctctaaattaaatgtattattattattattatacgtaTATGTATCTGGGCATGTAGTCTACATGTTTATGTTTTGTGAGTTTGAGTGTgaatctgtgtgcatgtgtgtgtgtgtgtgtgtgtgtgtgtgtgtgtgtgtgtgtgtgtgtgtgtgtgtgtgtgtgtgtgtgtgtgtgtgtgtgtgtgtgtgtgtgtgtgtgtgtgtgtgtgtgtgtgtgtgtgtgtcaggacatGATGCAATTACTAAGGAAACAGAACATGCATCTGAATATTAACACAATCAGAATTTTCCTCCctggaaaaagaagaaaatcaGTTTCCCAGTATTCTGTTGAGTAAGTGTTTTTTCCTGTTGGAGGGCAGGCGGTGACAGGGCCCACTCCTGTCCAATGACGCCTGTCCAAGAGCAGCAGGCCCAATCGGTATCCGTTGATGTGGTGCACACGTGAGGGCGCAACCGCGGAATAGGGGGGGGCCGACAGCTTGAGCGCCGCCCGCCCTCCCTCGCCCCGGAAACCCCCGCGCAGTGCTCTCCACAAAGTGCTTTTTAGTGCAATTACATGGGTTTTTACACATCAATTAGCAATCCAATTAAGCCACGACGTGATGAATAGCGTGGAATAGGGGTGGAGCGGCCACTGATACCACGGATAATGATCTTGCCGATTACGCTGATCAGTCAGCGGCAACGAGAGACAGACACGCCAAGG
Coding sequences:
- the LOC132470996 gene encoding cadherin-22-like produces the protein MSSTETRQAPVGGLNALRSCHRIRVHWIILTAVAGLDRETQDRYELVVKATDMAGQLGGLSGSTTVTIVITDVNDNPPRFPQKMYQFTVSEGATVGTSVGRVIATDADMGENTDMGYLISDQEGGELFKVTTDVDTQEAVICIKKPLDFESKRSHNVVVEAVNKHVDPRFADLGSFRDQTIVRITVSDVDEPPVFRPADGARLEVQEDAALGALVGVVTARDPDVENAPVRFSIDRSTDQDSIFHIDQVSGAITLGKVLDREAAGWHNITVAAVEADNQAMVSHSAVSIRILDVNDNPPELAYPYEASICEDAKPGQASQLECTPIEKYEG